Within Streptomyces roseirectus, the genomic segment GCCCGATACCTCAAGTGAAGCTGTCACAGCGACCATCCCAGCAGACAGACCCCGAGCGCCGCGACCGGCAGGGCCAGCGCGGCCGACCACTGCGCGCGCGAGGCGCTGATCTCGTCGATGACCGGCATGGACCCGGCGTACCCCCGGCTGACCATCGCGAGGTGCACCCGCTCCCCCCGCTCGTACGACCGGATGAACAGCGCCCCCGCCGACTTCGCGAGCACCCCCCAGTGCCGGACTCCCTTGGCCTCGAAGCCCCTTGACTCCCGCGCGATCCGCATACGCCGCATCTCGTCGGTGATGAGGTCCCCGTACCGGATCATGAACGACGCGATCTGGACGAGGAGTTCGGGCAGCCTGAGCCGCTGCAACCCGAGCAGCAGCTCCCTCAACTCCGTTGTCGCGGCGAGGAGTACGGACGCGGCGACCCCCAACGTCCCCTTCGCGAACACGTTCCACGCGCCCCACAGCCCGTCGACGCTCAGCGACATACCGAGGACGTCGGTCCGCTCGCCCTCCGCGACGAACGGCATCAGCACCGCGAACGCGACGAACGGCACCTCGATCAGCAGCCTGCGCAACAGGAACCCGGCGGGCACGCGCGCCCGGAACGCGACGGCGCCCAGCAGCACCGCGTACGCCCCGAACGCCCACATCGCCTCGCGCGGCGTCGACACGACGACCACGACGAACGCGAACACGGCCGCGAGCTTGGTCTGCGGCGGGAGCGCGTGCACCGGCGTGGACCGCTTCAGGTAGAGCCGGTGGGCATGGCCCGCGCCCATCTCAGGCGTCCTCCGCGCGGCGGCGCCGCACCGCCCAGAACACCCCGGTCCCGGCGACGACGGTCACGCTCACGCCGATCACCCCGGCGAGCCCGCCCGAAAGCCGCGCGTTCTCCACGTCCTTGACGCCGTAGTCCGCCAACGGCGAGTCGGCGGCGGCGTGTTCCTCGACCTTGGTGTCAAGTCCCTTGTCGGCAGCGACCTTTTCGAGCCCGTCGGGGTTCGCGGAGGCGTAGAAGCTGACGACACCGGCGAGCAGCAGCGACGCCGCGAGCCCGCCGATCCACAGACCGCGCCGGGAGATCGCCGGCGTGGAGCCCGACGAGGACGACGCCGGCGTCGGGGCCGCGTCCACCAACTCCCCGCCCACCCGCAGCTTCAACGGCGCCCGAAGCCCCCGCGCCCCGTACACCAGGTCCGGCCGCACGGCGATGACCGCGCCGACCGTCAGCGCGGTGATCGCCGCCTCACCGATCCCGATGAGCACGTGCACGCCGATCATCGCGCCCGCGACCTTGCCGAGCGACACGTTCGTCGTCCCGCCGACCGCGTACAGCAGCGTGAACGCGGCGGCAGCGGCGGGCACCGAGAGCAGCGCGGCGACGAAGGACGCGGCGGTGACGGTCCGGCGTCCGCGCGGGAGCACCTTCACCAGGCCCCGGAAGACGGCGTAGGCGACGACGGTCGTGACGACCGCCATGTCCGTGATGTTGACGCCGAGAGCGGTGAGGCCGCCGTCCGCGAAGAGGATGCCCTGCATGAGCAGGACGACGGAGACGCACAGGACCCCGGTGTAGGGGCCCACGAGTATCGCCGCGAGGGCGCCGCCGAGGAGGTGGCCGCTTGTTCCCGCCGCGACGGGGAAGTTCAGCATCTGTACCGCGAAGATGAACGCCGCGACCAGGCCGGCCAAGGGAGCCGTCCGCTCGTCCAGCTCCTTGCGGGCGCCGCGCAGGGACACGGCGACCGCGCCGGCCGCGACGACGCCGGTCACGGCGGAGGTCGGGGCGTTGATGAATCCGTCAGGTACATGCACTGTCAGATGATGTGGCCTGTTGCGAAGCTCTTGCAAGAGCAGTGGGTGAGCAAAATGTCACCCCCGTAAATCAGAAAATATGCGACATTATTAAGTGAAGCGGTCGTATAGCTTCCATGTAGGTCACGCACCGTAAGGGGCTGTCTGATGTCGGTAGTCGAACAGCATGCGCGCGCTCATATCGTCACCGACGAGGATCTGGTCGAGCAGGAGCGCGAGGCCGTACCCGTAGTACTCAGGTACGACCCCGACGACGATCCGCGCACCGTACGCGTCGACCTCCCCGGCGCCCATCGGATGGCCGTCTCCCGCACCCTCCTGGAACAGGGGCTGCGTGCCCCGGCCGGTACCGGAGAGGTACGGGTATGGCCCTGCGGCCGGGTCCAGGCGATCGTCGAGTTCCACTCGGCGCAGGGCGTCTCGGTGGTGCAGTTCGAGTCGAAGACCCTGGTGAGCTTCCTGCGCCGGACCTACGCCGCCCGCTAGCCCAGCTTCAGCAGCGCCGCCACGATCGGCCCCGCCGTGTCCCCGCCGTGCCCGCCCGCCTGGACGACCCCGGCCGCCGCGAGATCGCCCCGGTACGCCGTGAACCAGCCGTTCGCCTTCTCCTGGCTGTCGACCTCCGCCGAACCGGTCTTCGCGCCGTAGTCGCCGCTCATCCCGGCCATCGCCCCGGCCGCCGTCCCGTACTGGGCCGTGTACTTCATCAGCTCGCGCAGCTGGCCCAGGGTCGCCGGGGACATCGTGCGCGAGGCCGTCGCCAGCGTGCGGTGGTCGAAGTCGGGGGAGACCAGGTAGGGCTGGTGGAAGGTGCCGGACTTGACGGTCGCCGAGACCGACGCCATGTTCAGCGGGTTCATCCGCACCCCGCCCTGCCCGATCAGCGACGCGCCCATCTGGGCCGCCTTCTGCACCGGCACCGCGCCGTCGAAGGTCGGCACACCCACCGACCAGTTGTCCCTGGCCAGCCCGAACACCTGCTGGGCCTGCTTGGTGAGGCTGTCGTTGTCCAGCTTCGGCGCCTGGCTGATGAACGCGGTGTTGCAGGAGCGCGCGAAACTCGCCTTGAACGTGCCCTTCTTGATCTCGAACTCGTCGTCGTTCTGGAACTTCCAGCCGCCGTACGTGAAGTACTTCGGGCAGGGGTGCTCCTTGTCGGCGGACGCGAGCCCCTTCTCGATCAGCAGCGACGACGTGATCACCTTCATCGTCGAACCCGGCGCGAGCGAGCCGAGGAAGCCGACGTTGAAGCCCTTGCCGTTGTTCGCGACGGCCAGGATCTCGCCCGTGGACGCCTTCAGCGCGACGACCGACGCGCGCGGTTTCGCCGCGACCTGCTTCTCGGCGGCGGCCTGCATCGCCGGGTCGATCGTCGTCTTCACCTCGCCCGGCGTGCCCTTGCTCAGTTCGAGGACCGTCTTGTCCGACAGGTCGAGCTTCTTCGACGCCGTCCCGCGCACGACGCGCAGTTCGACGCCCGCCTTGCCGCCGGCCTTCTTGCCGTACTTCTCGCGCAGGCCGTCCAGGACGCTCGCCAGCGACGGGTACGCCTTCGCCGTCAGCTCCGCGCCGTCCCTGTCCAGCGCCTTCACCGGCGGGGTCCCGGACTCGCCGGTCACCAGGGTGTCGCCGTCCGCGAGGTCCGGGTGGACGACCGACGCGTGCCAGTCGATCTGCGGCTCGCCCGTCGTCGTGCTGCGCACGACCGTCAGCGCGCTCGCGTACGCCAGGGGCTTGCTGACCTTGTCGAACGTCACCGTGCCCTTCACGGCGAACGGCA encodes:
- a CDS encoding SsgA family sporulation/cell division regulator, whose product is MSVVEQHARAHIVTDEDLVEQEREAVPVVLRYDPDDDPRTVRVDLPGAHRMAVSRTLLEQGLRAPAGTGEVRVWPCGRVQAIVEFHSAQGVSVVQFESKTLVSFLRRTYAAR
- a CDS encoding penicillin-binding transpeptidase domain-containing protein; this encodes MGKRRRVDETRASKRRPAVVGGMAAVVVGGAAFGVYALYGGGAAAENGSTASSSSSSDGKPKIKTGPLTAAEVTSASTAFLTSWQRGEVARAAAVTDDAKAATALLTGYAKDARVTAVTLTPGTPVGAKVPFAVKGTVTFDKVSKPLAYASALTVVRSTTTGEPQIDWHASVVHPDLADGDTLVTGESGTPPVKALDRDGAELTAKAYPSLASVLDGLREKYGKKAGGKAGVELRVVRGTASKKLDLSDKTVLELSKGTPGEVKTTIDPAMQAAAEKQVAAKPRASVVALKASTGEILAVANNGKGFNVGFLGSLAPGSTMKVITSSLLIEKGLASADKEHPCPKYFTYGGWKFQNDDEFEIKKGTFKASFARSCNTAFISQAPKLDNDSLTKQAQQVFGLARDNWSVGVPTFDGAVPVQKAAQMGASLIGQGGVRMNPLNMASVSATVKSGTFHQPYLVSPDFDHRTLATASRTMSPATLGQLRELMKYTAQYGTAAGAMAGMSGDYGAKTGSAEVDSQEKANGWFTAYRGDLAAAGVVQAGGHGGDTAGPIVAALLKLG
- the cbiQ gene encoding cobalt ECF transporter T component CbiQ, whose product is MGAGHAHRLYLKRSTPVHALPPQTKLAAVFAFVVVVVSTPREAMWAFGAYAVLLGAVAFRARVPAGFLLRRLLIEVPFVAFAVLMPFVAEGERTDVLGMSLSVDGLWGAWNVFAKGTLGVAASVLLAATTELRELLLGLQRLRLPELLVQIASFMIRYGDLITDEMRRMRIARESRGFEAKGVRHWGVLAKSAGALFIRSYERGERVHLAMVSRGYAGSMPVIDEISASRAQWSAALALPVAALGVCLLGWSL
- a CDS encoding energy-coupling factor ABC transporter permease: MHVPDGFINAPTSAVTGVVAAGAVAVSLRGARKELDERTAPLAGLVAAFIFAVQMLNFPVAAGTSGHLLGGALAAILVGPYTGVLCVSVVLLMQGILFADGGLTALGVNITDMAVVTTVVAYAVFRGLVKVLPRGRRTVTAASFVAALLSVPAAAAAFTLLYAVGGTTNVSLGKVAGAMIGVHVLIGIGEAAITALTVGAVIAVRPDLVYGARGLRAPLKLRVGGELVDAAPTPASSSSGSTPAISRRGLWIGGLAASLLLAGVVSFYASANPDGLEKVAADKGLDTKVEEHAAADSPLADYGVKDVENARLSGGLAGVIGVSVTVVAGTGVFWAVRRRRAEDA